A DNA window from Candidatus Poribacteria bacterium contains the following coding sequences:
- a CDS encoding biopolymer transporter ExbD, which produces MALNMSRRKKTGDDDDIPMAPMIDCVFLLLIFFMVSAVMRVPPPFTVTLPDSATKHEFTRKKYNLFISGDGRISIDDQEMLTLEDMELFIAAHENQISTLIIKADKRAKHGVVIDVVERAKQRSSKTEGLEIAFAVSEEE; this is translated from the coding sequence ATGGCTTTGAACATGTCTCGGCGGAAGAAAACAGGCGACGATGATGACATTCCGATGGCACCAATGATCGATTGTGTCTTTTTGTTGCTTATCTTCTTCATGGTATCTGCTGTCATGCGGGTTCCCCCGCCTTTCACGGTCACCCTACCCGATTCCGCAACTAAGCACGAGTTCACACGGAAGAAGTATAACCTCTTCATTAGCGGTGACGGACGGATTTCGATCGATGACCAAGAGATGTTGACACTGGAAGACATGGAACTTTTTATCGCAGCTCATGAAAACCAGATCAGCACCCTAATTATCAAGGCAGATAAGCGTGCGAAACACGGTGTCGTCATTGATGTGGTGGAACGAGCGAAACAACGCTCCAGTAAAACGGAGGGACTTGAAATCGCTTTCGCGGTCTCGGAAGAGGAATGA
- a CDS encoding biopolymer transporter ExbD, with translation MQQAGGDVKLSLLATKIRERKPPTLSMAPMIDCVFLLLIFFMVSTTFSPIPGLRVQLPPPGKPSPDKPKGLTVRIANPEPGDDRGTMVLNDEVVQIDEMFNRFINAPEEATSMLIIQSEREVLHEQIVQVMDIAKQAGIDKIGFAIVARD, from the coding sequence ATGCAACAAGCCGGCGGTGACGTCAAATTGAGTCTGCTTGCGACCAAAATTCGGGAGCGCAAGCCACCAACACTCAGTATGGCACCTATGATTGATTGTGTATTCCTGCTCCTGATTTTCTTCATGGTATCGACAACCTTCTCACCGATTCCAGGCCTTCGGGTACAGTTGCCCCCACCGGGGAAACCCTCACCCGATAAACCGAAAGGGTTGACTGTCCGAATCGCAAACCCGGAACCCGGTGATGACAGAGGCACCATGGTGCTAAACGATGAGGTCGTCCAGATTGATGAAATGTTCAATCGATTCATTAATGCACCTGAAGAAGCAACAAGTATGCTCATTATCCAATCCGAACGTGAAGTGCTACATGAACAGATCGTGCAAGTGATGGATATAGCAAAACAAGCAGGTATAGATAAAATCGGGTTCGCTATTGTCGCGAGAGATTGA
- a CDS encoding MotA/TolQ/ExbB proton channel family protein, with amino-acid sequence MTRLSLVLMLVACIGMSAGVVFAQDSGGTVRGQIVDTTTAQSPIEGVEVKIVAQSGEEFAAMTDANGDYERSGVPAGRYLISIYREGYGDRLGKPVTVVNGGDHFVPLKMTKKDNIVTFFQKFGFVFWPLALCSITALTFIIERLFTFVRSRSRIGTEQFIATIADSLRKENIMEAVSTCEEAGGPLANVLKAGLLRYSQAQIEERDITKEEIQEAIEEASLLEIPELERNLPVLGTVAVVSPLFGLLGTVTGMISAFTTIALEGTGDPQQLAGGISQALLTTAAGLTVAIPCLIFFQLFDSWVNRHMVEISQVSTEIVNQLIVSEGGDA; translated from the coding sequence ATGACTCGTTTAAGTTTGGTGTTAATGTTGGTCGCCTGTATCGGTATGTCTGCCGGTGTTGTCTTCGCACAGGATAGCGGCGGAACCGTCCGGGGCCAAATTGTTGATACAACCACAGCACAGAGCCCAATTGAAGGCGTTGAAGTCAAGATTGTTGCCCAAAGTGGCGAAGAATTTGCAGCGATGACGGATGCTAACGGCGACTATGAGCGCTCGGGAGTTCCCGCAGGTCGTTACCTCATCAGTATCTACAGAGAAGGATACGGTGATCGACTTGGTAAACCCGTTACAGTCGTTAATGGCGGTGACCACTTTGTCCCACTCAAGATGACGAAAAAAGACAATATCGTTACTTTCTTCCAAAAGTTTGGATTCGTCTTCTGGCCCCTCGCCCTCTGTTCCATCACGGCGTTGACTTTCATTATCGAAAGACTTTTCACCTTCGTTCGGAGCCGTTCACGCATTGGAACCGAACAGTTTATCGCCACTATCGCTGACTCACTGCGGAAAGAGAACATTATGGAAGCCGTTTCGACTTGCGAAGAAGCCGGTGGACCGCTCGCTAACGTTCTTAAAGCAGGATTGCTACGATACAGCCAAGCCCAAATTGAGGAGCGCGACATTACCAAAGAGGAAATTCAGGAAGCTATTGAGGAAGCAAGTCTCCTTGAAATTCCTGAACTCGAAAGAAATCTGCCGGTCCTCGGTACCGTTGCAGTCGTGTCTCCGTTGTTTGGTTTGCTCGGAACAGTTACAGGTATGATTAGTGCGTTTACTACAATCGCACTTGAAGGTACCGGTGACCCGCAGCAGCTCGCCGGTGGTATCTCACAGGCACTTCTCACAACTGCTGCTGGTTTGACAGTTGCTATCCCTTGCTTGATTTTCTTCCAACTCTTTGATAGTTGGGTCAACAGGCACATGGTCGAGATCTCCCAGGTTTCCACCGAGATTGTGAACCAGTTGATCGTTAGTGAAGGCGGCGATGCCTAA
- the pduL gene encoding phosphate propanoyltransferase, whose product MPDRALVELITQRVVNRLKTNQACSGCALRTCDAGNRACDIVTQQQQIPVGVSARHAHVTQEHLEILYGTGHQLTVYAPLYQPEAFAANETLTIVGKRMRAIEAVRILGPVRDYSQVEVAQTEAIRLGLNPPIRDSGDLAGADPITLVGPAGSIYLEEGAICATRHIHMTPGDAKALGIHENDILKVHFRGERALTFENVRPKIHEDYVLQMHLDTDDANAAGLKGGEPVEIVRDAG is encoded by the coding sequence ATGCCAGACCGCGCCCTTGTTGAGTTGATTACCCAGCGTGTTGTTAATAGACTAAAGACCAACCAAGCCTGTAGCGGTTGCGCTTTGCGGACCTGTGATGCAGGAAATCGCGCGTGTGATATTGTCACGCAGCAGCAACAGATCCCGGTTGGCGTTTCAGCACGGCATGCCCATGTAACGCAGGAACACCTTGAAATTCTATATGGTACTGGACACCAACTCACTGTCTACGCGCCACTCTATCAACCCGAAGCATTCGCCGCGAATGAGACATTAACGATCGTTGGAAAACGGATGCGTGCTATTGAAGCAGTTCGTATTCTTGGTCCCGTGCGAGATTACTCTCAAGTTGAAGTCGCTCAAACGGAAGCAATCCGGCTTGGATTAAATCCGCCTATTCGAGACTCAGGGGATCTTGCCGGTGCCGATCCGATTACCCTCGTTGGTCCCGCCGGAAGCATCTATTTGGAGGAAGGGGCAATTTGTGCGACGCGACACATCCACATGACCCCCGGAGATGCCAAGGCACTCGGTATTCACGAGAACGATATTTTAAAAGTGCATTTCCGTGGTGAGCGCGCGCTAACCTTCGAAAATGTCCGTCCCAAAATTCATGAAGATTATGTACTTCAGATGCACTTAGATACCGACGATGCCAATGCAGCAGGTTTAAAAGGCGGCGAACCCGTTGAAATCGTGCGCGATGCCGGTTGA
- a CDS encoding BMC domain-containing protein, with amino-acid sequence MTGEALGLVETRGLVGSIEAADAMVKAANVHLIGYQQIGAGYVTVMVRGDVGAVKAATDVGAEAAARVGEVVSVHVIPRPHAEVEILLPKS; translated from the coding sequence ATGACCGGAGAGGCATTGGGTTTAGTTGAAACGAGAGGCTTAGTTGGGAGCATTGAAGCTGCCGATGCTATGGTGAAAGCAGCAAATGTCCATCTTATTGGTTATCAGCAAATTGGTGCTGGCTACGTGACTGTCATGGTTCGTGGTGATGTGGGTGCTGTGAAGGCTGCAACGGATGTTGGTGCTGAGGCTGCGGCGCGCGTCGGCGAAGTGGTTTCAGTCCATGTGATTCCACGTCCGCACGCTGAAGTCGAAATTCTATTGCCAAAATCTTAA
- a CDS encoding tetratricopeptide repeat protein — MRPLLYIMTPVLILTIILAARFVTWDAIKGAKPQAQADVREGTVSLRTWKIPQAIAAFTRAIETEPKYAEAYVKRGLAHYRAGQYKAAITDYTRTLDLNRYHADAYASRGDAYRALGNRQQAIADYSASLEKRWNARVMQRRAQTYLEQGTIQSAFADYSTVIKRQPSAVAYYARGNAHLRLSTESDEDRLRLALTDLNQAIGLEQRFAGAYINRAQVHARLGERVAANADYRNAIELFTETIRTWQGEPNALTQVYLWRAFVHQKLGEVSKAETDVYEAYKRVFSFFLKKVRNYDIL; from the coding sequence ATGCGACCACTCCTTTATATCATGACCCCGGTGTTGATTCTTACAATTATCCTCGCTGCTCGCTTTGTAACATGGGATGCGATAAAGGGTGCAAAACCACAGGCACAAGCAGATGTCCGGGAGGGGACAGTATCGTTGAGGACATGGAAGATTCCACAAGCAATAGCGGCATTTACACGCGCTATTGAGACTGAACCCAAATACGCTGAAGCTTACGTGAAACGCGGACTGGCACATTATCGCGCGGGGCAGTATAAAGCAGCTATCACGGATTACACCCGAACCTTAGATTTGAATCGGTATCACGCCGATGCATACGCAAGTCGCGGCGATGCTTATCGAGCGTTAGGGAACCGACAACAGGCTATTGCGGATTATTCAGCCTCGTTGGAAAAAAGGTGGAACGCACGTGTCATGCAAAGGCGGGCACAAACTTATCTGGAACAAGGCACCATCCAAAGTGCGTTCGCCGACTACAGTACTGTAATTAAGCGGCAACCGAGTGCCGTAGCTTACTATGCCCGTGGCAACGCCCATCTACGGCTTTCCACCGAAAGTGACGAAGATCGTTTAAGACTGGCTTTGACAGATCTGAATCAGGCTATTGGTTTGGAACAGCGTTTTGCCGGTGCTTATATCAATCGCGCTCAGGTTCATGCACGCTTGGGCGAACGGGTAGCGGCAAACGCTGATTACAGAAACGCTATAGAACTTTTCACCGAAACAATTCGCACATGGCAAGGTGAACCGAACGCGCTTACACAGGTTTATCTCTGGCGTGCCTTCGTTCATCAAAAATTAGGTGAAGTTAGTAAGGCAGAAACAGATGTTTATGAAGCGTATAAACGCGTTTTTAGTTTTTTCTTGAAAAAAGTAAGAAATTATGATATACTATAA
- a CDS encoding metallophosphoesterase has product MNISLIDLALCLICFTSAATAQPKLLAQYPNQLTRDGHIVVLPDHGTLYIVSDLHAHWDDFNQWLRLTKLVEKIQADEDIYGLILGDAVDYKPDEPRHPPYGDTLIIDRVMELQRQLGDKGERIIYLRGNHEFAAADAYAMLKRQGMTTQNRRHFIRALYDSPLGAYYEQFNFIERMTDEQYEFLMNLPTVVVGKNGFVGIHAGPARFVTSLADLVNPTPKTLEELLWHRPEIAYSGGYTLTHIKNFLEAIHGNILIVGHTPIHYFPKRNVRDGIATFGESQLIFSTGYSGRPGIPTYIEIDLAETYPSVDVLKLGANIHHLYSETQKPKSD; this is encoded by the coding sequence ATGAACATTTCACTTATTGACCTCGCACTTTGTTTGATCTGTTTTACCTCCGCTGCGACTGCCCAACCCAAGTTACTCGCGCAGTACCCTAACCAACTGACACGCGATGGGCACATCGTTGTTCTACCCGACCATGGCACTCTCTATATTGTTTCTGATCTGCACGCACATTGGGATGATTTTAATCAATGGTTACGACTCACGAAACTGGTTGAAAAAATTCAAGCAGATGAAGATATTTACGGATTGATACTCGGCGATGCGGTTGATTATAAACCCGATGAACCGAGACATCCGCCTTATGGGGATACTCTCATTATTGACCGGGTTATGGAACTCCAAAGACAACTCGGCGATAAGGGTGAAAGGATTATCTACCTCCGAGGCAACCATGAATTCGCTGCTGCAGACGCCTACGCAATGCTCAAAAGGCAAGGGATGACAACACAGAACCGGAGACATTTTATTCGCGCTTTATACGACAGTCCTCTCGGTGCCTATTATGAGCAGTTCAACTTTATTGAAAGAATGACGGACGAACAGTACGAATTTCTGATGAACCTACCGACGGTGGTCGTCGGGAAAAACGGCTTCGTTGGTATCCATGCGGGTCCCGCGCGTTTTGTCACAAGTCTCGCTGATCTGGTGAATCCGACTCCTAAGACTCTTGAGGAGCTCCTTTGGCATCGTCCAGAAATCGCTTATAGTGGTGGATACACCTTAACGCATATTAAAAATTTCCTTGAAGCGATCCACGGGAATATCCTTATCGTTGGACATACCCCAATTCACTATTTTCCAAAACGGAATGTCAGAGATGGTATAGCGACGTTCGGTGAAAGTCAACTCATTTTTTCGACAGGATACAGCGGTCGACCTGGAATTCCTACGTATATTGAAATTGACTTGGCAGAGACGTACCCGTCTGTAGATGTGCTGAAGTTAGGTGCAAATATCCACCACCTCTATAGCGAAACGCAAAAGCCAAAATCCGACTAA
- a CDS encoding serpin family protein codes for MFDKKEVKLEVGPIDSSVVTANTKFGFNLFDEIRKTEQDKNIFISPLSISTALAMTLNGASGETEQTMTNTLQLQGLGSEAINRGYAGLRQILLTSDPKVTLAIANSLWARQGFSFKPDFLQRNTQFFGAEISTLDFDAPSASQTINQWVDTNTNGKIKKIVDDEIDPSKVLFLINAIYFKGTWQREFNPLRTRDDTFYLSSGDEKQVPMMTQNHWYPYYKGEEFQAISLAYGDGQMRMYIFLPDPESDLNIFLENLNAENWENWMPQFRTQDVSLVMPKFKLEYRKTLNNTLKVLGMDIAFDPALADFSRMAPLEISGQNLYIGEVIHKTFVEVNEEGTEAAAVTSVGVIETSAVSPPPIPFIVDRPFFFAIHDNETKTILFMGVVAEP; via the coding sequence ATGTTTGACAAGAAGGAAGTTAAACTTGAAGTTGGTCCCATTGATAGCAGTGTCGTCACGGCGAATACTAAATTTGGTTTTAACCTGTTCGATGAAATCCGTAAAACTGAGCAGGACAAGAATATTTTTATCTCACCGCTTAGTATTTCTACTGCCTTAGCAATGACGTTGAACGGCGCATCCGGTGAAACCGAGCAGACAATGACCAACACGTTGCAATTGCAAGGGTTAGGCTCCGAAGCGATTAACAGAGGCTATGCCGGATTGCGCCAAATACTTTTGACATCAGATCCGAAAGTAACACTCGCCATTGCGAACTCGCTTTGGGCGCGTCAAGGATTCTCGTTCAAACCAGATTTCTTGCAGCGAAACACCCAATTTTTCGGAGCGGAGATTTCAACACTGGATTTTGATGCCCCAAGTGCTTCACAAACAATTAATCAGTGGGTAGATACTAATACAAACGGTAAGATTAAAAAAATCGTTGACGATGAGATCGACCCATCGAAAGTATTATTTCTTATCAACGCTATCTACTTCAAGGGTACGTGGCAAAGAGAATTCAACCCATTGAGGACACGAGATGATACCTTCTATCTCTCAAGTGGCGATGAAAAGCAGGTGCCAATGATGACCCAAAATCATTGGTATCCATACTACAAGGGAGAGGAATTTCAAGCGATTAGCCTCGCTTATGGCGATGGGCAAATGCGTATGTATATTTTCCTCCCGGACCCTGAATCCGACCTCAACATCTTTTTAGAGAATTTGAACGCCGAAAACTGGGAAAATTGGATGCCGCAGTTTCGCACACAAGACGTGTCCCTGGTCATGCCCAAGTTTAAGTTGGAATATAGAAAGACCCTTAACAACACGCTGAAAGTCCTCGGTATGGATATAGCGTTCGACCCAGCACTTGCAGATTTCAGCCGTATGGCACCCTTAGAGATTTCGGGTCAAAATTTGTATATCGGAGAAGTGATTCATAAAACCTTCGTCGAGGTCAATGAAGAAGGAACTGAAGCTGCGGCGGTGACCAGTGTTGGGGTTATTGAGACAAGTGCGGTATCGCCACCACCAATTCCTTTTATTGTAGACCGACCCTTTTTCTTTGCGATTCACGATAACGAGACAAAGACTATCCTGTTTATGGGCGTTGTCGCGGAGCCGTAG
- the msrP gene encoding protein-methionine-sulfoxide reductase catalytic subunit MsrP, translated as MTYIKVPKGWEIPENQATSESDYINRRKFIKNLGIASASALLIPSSNACAQNKGVQKQLEPFRAQKLDVENNADFTVKRQMTDEIIAATYNNYYEFTNRKNTVWKKVDKFRTRPWEVEISGLVEKPMTLDVDDLIKQMPIEERIYRLRCVEAWAMVVPWIGFPMKALLEKVQPKAEAKYVRMLTFLDPDMAPEQHNARLPWPYFEGLTLDEAMNDLTLLGVGIYGHVLPPQHGAPIRLIVPWKYGFKSIKSIVSIELTDQKPRTFWNTLAPREYGFEANVNPNVPHPRWSQAKERMIGSNERHPTKIYNGYGSYVAHLY; from the coding sequence ATGACGTATATTAAAGTTCCAAAGGGATGGGAAATCCCTGAAAATCAGGCGACATCTGAATCAGATTATATCAATCGCCGGAAATTCATCAAAAACTTGGGGATAGCGAGTGCAAGTGCCTTACTCATTCCAAGTTCAAACGCATGTGCCCAGAATAAAGGGGTTCAAAAGCAGTTAGAGCCTTTCCGTGCGCAAAAACTTGATGTCGAAAATAATGCAGACTTTACTGTAAAGCGGCAGATGACTGATGAAATCATCGCTGCGACCTACAACAATTATTATGAATTCACCAATAGAAAGAACACTGTTTGGAAAAAGGTGGATAAATTCAGAACACGCCCATGGGAAGTTGAAATATCGGGATTGGTCGAAAAGCCAATGACCCTGGATGTGGACGATTTAATCAAACAGATGCCGATCGAAGAACGCATCTACCGACTCCGGTGTGTTGAAGCGTGGGCGATGGTGGTGCCGTGGATCGGATTTCCAATGAAAGCGTTGCTTGAAAAAGTTCAACCTAAGGCTGAAGCCAAATATGTCCGGATGCTCACATTTTTGGACCCCGACATGGCACCTGAGCAACACAATGCCCGCTTGCCGTGGCCCTACTTTGAAGGATTAACGCTCGACGAGGCAATGAACGACTTGACGCTACTCGGTGTCGGTATCTATGGGCATGTCTTGCCGCCGCAGCACGGGGCACCTATTCGGCTTATCGTCCCTTGGAAATATGGATTTAAAAGTATTAAGTCCATTGTTAGCATTGAGTTGACCGATCAGAAGCCACGGACTTTTTGGAATACGCTCGCGCCGAGGGAATATGGCTTTGAGGCAAACGTCAATCCCAATGTGCCGCATCCACGCTGGTCGCAAGCCAAAGAACGGATGATTGGAAGTAATGAAAGACATCCAACGAAGATTTACAACGGCTATGGCAGTTATGTTGCCCACCTCTATTAA
- a CDS encoding YHS domain-containing protein: MKMKMTRRIVASFLAILAVLLFSIFSLNAEEAHKAHKAHNHGEHAAADGEKVRCAVDGMMMKPSAMIKVEQDGKAYYFCNDMQAEMFKANPDKYLQTISVGNLTFDLNVITTEAYKMMMSHMGMGGMIKADEIKGKTHYFSIYPTQEHGEIALGDVKLAIQVTNTEGETKMALLKYSKMTRTYQGFITMPTGTEHEVRVRVTSPAVKISL; the protein is encoded by the coding sequence ATGAAGATGAAAATGACGCGACGCATCGTCGCCTCTTTCTTGGCAATCTTGGCTGTGCTACTATTCTCAATCTTTTCGCTGAATGCGGAGGAGGCACACAAAGCGCATAAAGCCCATAACCACGGCGAGCACGCAGCTGCCGATGGTGAAAAAGTGCGTTGCGCGGTTGACGGCATGATGATGAAACCTTCGGCAATGATCAAGGTTGAACAGGACGGAAAAGCCTATTACTTCTGCAACGACATGCAGGCGGAGATGTTCAAGGCGAATCCGGACAAGTACCTCCAGACAATTTCAGTGGGAAATTTGACATTCGATCTCAACGTGATAACGACAGAGGCGTACAAGATGATGATGTCTCACATGGGAATGGGGGGCATGATAAAAGCCGACGAGATTAAGGGAAAAACGCACTATTTCAGTATATACCCGACGCAAGAGCATGGAGAGATTGCGTTAGGTGATGTTAAACTCGCCATTCAGGTTACCAATACTGAAGGGGAAACGAAGATGGCACTACTGAAATATAGCAAGATGACGCGTACCTACCAAGGCTTTATTACTATGCCAACAGGTACAGAACATGAGGTTCGCGTTCGCGTGACAAGCCCAGCTGTCAAGATTTCACTTTAA
- a CDS encoding TolC family protein: MREISLRHQVTAIVIGSILVLAILVQTEAHGMTQTATTAAQTDVSTLFADTLELPSLIRVAVDRNPKVKAAKAQWQATIEQYPQVTALPDPMFMYGYFLRSVETRVGPQRHRVSFSQAFPYPGTLDAAGEVVKKAIEIERVKHEQVIRDLIVELKLSYHELAYLQRAVELTRQNHGLIASILAIATTRYAEGKATLNDVLKAQSQLAQLEYDLILLEELQHVEHANINGILSVPSTMSLGKTVPVPYEPLDVGLADIEKQALSKRQELRIAELNVKKAAQRIALAELQTKPMLKLDLMTIETGEALMLDAPGSGKNPFSIGFGVTIPWSSLKNSSKIREAQQNHEVVTANERALEDQTKVALRKVYFRLENARRLVELYETTLIPQAGAAVEVAETWHQEGPKSIAGFLETQSVWLNFNLARLRAIADYQQNVARLEKLVGGKIDDSHIE; encoded by the coding sequence ATGCGTGAAATTAGTTTACGCCATCAAGTAACAGCAATCGTTATCGGCAGCATATTGGTGTTAGCCATTCTGGTGCAAACGGAAGCGCATGGAATGACGCAGACGGCAACAACCGCAGCGCAAACCGATGTGTCCACTCTATTTGCGGACACCCTTGAACTACCGAGTTTAATTCGGGTTGCTGTTGACCGAAATCCTAAAGTTAAAGCCGCAAAGGCACAGTGGCAGGCGACAATTGAGCAATACCCGCAAGTGACAGCATTGCCCGATCCGATGTTCATGTATGGCTACTTCTTGCGAAGCGTGGAAACGCGAGTCGGACCTCAACGCCATCGGGTGAGTTTTTCACAAGCGTTTCCCTACCCGGGGACCCTTGATGCAGCCGGAGAAGTCGTCAAAAAAGCGATTGAGATTGAGCGTGTGAAGCATGAGCAGGTAATACGTGATCTCATTGTTGAACTGAAACTAAGTTACCATGAATTGGCATATCTCCAACGGGCGGTCGAGCTGACACGACAAAATCATGGACTGATAGCCTCTATTCTCGCGATTGCAACCACGCGTTATGCGGAAGGAAAGGCGACACTTAATGATGTACTGAAGGCACAGAGTCAACTGGCGCAGTTGGAATACGATCTTATTCTACTTGAGGAATTGCAGCACGTTGAACATGCCAATATCAATGGAATCCTATCTGTGCCTTCAACGATGTCGCTGGGTAAGACAGTGCCAGTTCCATACGAGCCGCTTGATGTAGGATTGGCTGATATAGAGAAACAGGCATTATCAAAACGACAAGAGTTGCGAATTGCGGAGTTAAACGTTAAAAAAGCCGCCCAACGGATTGCACTCGCAGAGCTCCAGACCAAGCCCATGCTTAAGCTTGATTTAATGACAATAGAGACGGGTGAAGCCTTGATGTTAGACGCGCCCGGCAGTGGTAAAAATCCATTTAGCATCGGTTTTGGTGTAACAATTCCGTGGTCAAGTTTAAAGAATAGTAGCAAAATTCGCGAGGCACAGCAAAATCATGAAGTCGTCACAGCGAACGAGCGCGCCTTGGAAGATCAAACAAAGGTGGCTCTCCGGAAAGTTTACTTTCGGCTTGAAAACGCACGGCGGCTTGTCGAACTCTATGAAACTACACTCATTCCGCAAGCAGGTGCTGCTGTTGAGGTCGCTGAGACGTGGCATCAGGAAGGTCCCAAAAGCATTGCGGGATTTCTTGAGACGCAGAGCGTTTGGTTAAATTTCAATCTCGCTCGGTTGCGTGCGATTGCGGATTACCAACAGAATGTAGCTCGGTTGGAGAAACTCGTTGGAGGGAAGATCGATGATTCGCACATTGAATAG
- a CDS encoding TolC family protein, producing the protein MIRTLNSYRLSVFSFQLQEGFVKPYPSSTDNRRLKENLLTQIFVPTTIKICLIMLTVLVGGCASHRLETYQELRSTEIQQPAYYYTEVEKKVPETEIDPIVASDQFLSEIEAKVLKYQKQWKAQLESETPMPHLFYDLSTDSMKAHRELAASPEKSKARLAQPIALELLVALGYEWSPGLKSAREKIRAVLEQYPQAVYLENVLRQYNAFTKQLDTKVGSMRHKEMMAMEFPFPDTLALKGQIITGDVLIAQKEFEIALRDLVTEIKLAYYDYLFVIEATRINDENQKLLQQMIAIAQAKFRVGQGKYSNVIMAQVELSKLANVIITLEQQRETIIARLNTLLNASADLPLGIPVPVEEERVVSTLAELYALAAQERQEIQKQKLVISKMGLAVEMAKQMTYPDPTVGASYFENRSMPDVKHTQKMPMTFMTQRTLNPRDTAWFGHRNSYIHEVNVKIEAMEHRIEELESKIRFVVKKHHFGMETADRSIRLYRRTLLPQAQQALDAANTAYQAAQIDFLSFLDAQRTLLNLRIKEQQALRDYRHHLAQLEQAVGMILPKQPL; encoded by the coding sequence ATGATTCGCACATTGAATAGTTATCGGTTATCGGTTTTCAGTTTTCAGTTACAAGAGGGTTTTGTTAAACCATATCCCTCTTCAACCGACAACCGACGACTGAAAGAAAATCTGCTCACGCAGATTTTCGTACCGACAACTATTAAAATCTGTCTCATAATGCTCACTGTTTTGGTAGGTGGGTGTGCCAGCCATCGACTGGAGACCTACCAAGAGTTGCGTAGTACTGAGATACAACAACCCGCATATTACTATACAGAAGTCGAAAAAAAGGTGCCCGAGACTGAAATTGATCCAATCGTGGCATCAGACCAATTTCTTAGCGAAATTGAAGCGAAGGTGTTGAAGTACCAGAAACAGTGGAAAGCCCAATTGGAAAGCGAAACACCGATGCCACATCTGTTTTACGATCTTTCGACAGACTCCATGAAGGCACATCGAGAATTGGCAGCGTCGCCTGAGAAGTCAAAAGCCCGGCTTGCCCAACCTATTGCGTTGGAACTTCTTGTGGCACTTGGATACGAATGGAGTCCGGGGTTGAAATCTGCCCGTGAAAAAATTCGAGCGGTCCTGGAGCAATATCCGCAAGCCGTCTACTTAGAGAATGTGTTGCGTCAGTATAACGCTTTCACGAAACAGCTTGATACGAAAGTTGGATCGATGCGCCATAAAGAGATGATGGCAATGGAGTTTCCGTTTCCAGATACCTTAGCGTTGAAAGGGCAGATTATTACTGGAGATGTGCTAATTGCCCAAAAGGAGTTTGAAATTGCCCTGCGAGATCTGGTGACCGAAATCAAGTTAGCTTACTACGATTATCTTTTCGTCATTGAGGCGACCCGTATTAACGACGAAAATCAGAAATTACTGCAGCAGATGATTGCTATTGCCCAGGCGAAGTTTCGCGTCGGACAAGGCAAATATTCAAACGTCATTATGGCACAGGTAGAGTTATCAAAGTTAGCAAACGTGATTATTACGCTTGAACAACAGCGGGAAACTATCATTGCGCGTCTTAATACGTTATTGAACGCTTCAGCAGATTTGCCGTTAGGAATTCCTGTGCCAGTTGAAGAAGAACGTGTTGTATCTACTTTGGCTGAGTTGTATGCGTTAGCAGCGCAGGAACGTCAAGAAATCCAAAAACAGAAGTTGGTAATTAGTAAAATGGGCTTGGCTGTGGAAATGGCAAAACAGATGACCTACCCTGACCCGACCGTCGGTGCAAGTTACTTTGAAAACCGGAGCATGCCGGACGTGAAACATACACAAAAAATGCCCATGACTTTTATGACGCAACGCACATTAAATCCGAGAGATACAGCGTGGTTCGGTCACCGAAACTCATACATCCATGAAGTGAATGTAAAAATTGAAGCGATGGAGCATCGGATCGAAGAACTTGAGAGCAAGATACGTTTTGTTGTAAAAAAACATCATTTTGGAATGGAAACAGCAGATCGGAGTATTCGCCTCTATCGCCGGACGCTGCTTCCGCAAGCACAGCAAGCGTTGGATGCCGCGAATACAGCCTATCAAGCAGCGCAAATTGACTTTTTGAGTTTTCTTGACGCCCAACGCACTTTATTAAATTTGCGGATTAAAGAGCAGCAGGCGTTGCGTGATTATCGCCACCATCTCGCACAGTTGGAACAGGCAGTTGGCATGATATTGCCCAAACAACCTCTATAG